Genomic DNA from Sporomusaceae bacterium FL31:
CAACATGAATTAAGCACTCCAGGCCTGCTGCAGAACGCAAGCCGATGGCATGCTGAGTCGGAAAGGCAGCAACGACCTTCCCCGTGAAAGGGGCTAGTACTTTTCTTGAAGCCGGTTCAATAGCCATTCCATCGCCAAGCATTTTTTGAGCAAAAGCAGGGTCCGGAACTTCCTCAAGGGAAATCAATCGCCCATCCAAGGGGGCGTATACAACAACGTCCTTGCCCCCAGCAGCTGAGTTCGGCTCCTTTTTATTTGAAAACCAGGTGGAGATTTTATTGAACATAGTCATCCTTCTCTCTATCAACAAGTTATTTGGTTTTGCTGTGCAGTGCCAATGCCTTGGAAATAAAGTCATGACCGACCTGTAACAAACGGGAGGCCTCCTCAGCCGAAGCCCCGGACATGATCATGACAATGGCGAGTTTTGCTGAACCACTTGCGGCGTTCAGAGCTTCTTCAGCTTGGCTGGGACTGACGCCAGCAGCCAGGGCAACAATTCGCTTGGCCCGTTCCTTTAGCTTTACGTTGGTAGTCTGTACATCGACCATTAAGTTACTATAAACTTTTCCCAAGCCAATCATGGTGGCCGTTGTCAGCATATTAAGCACCATTTTCTGGGCTGTACCCGCTTTCATCCGTGTCGATCCCATAATGACTTCGGGGCCTGTTAATACCGTTAAGCTGTGATCAGCCAGTTTGCTCATCTCCGAATCAGGACTGCAGGTCAAGGATACTGTCCGGCATCCGATTGACTTCGCGTAGCGTAAGCCACCAATGACATAGGGAGTCCGACCGCTGGCTGCAATGCCAACTATGATGTCTGATTCATTGAGTTGTTTGCTTTTTAGATCTTCCGCTGCCAGAGTATCCGAATCCTCGGCTCCTTCTACAGCCCGGAAGATGGCTTGTGTTCCTCCGGCGATTAATCCCTGCACCAATTCAGGATGGGTACCGTAAGTGGGCGGACACTCTGATGCGTCAAGAATTCCGATCCGGCCACTCGTTCCGGCACCAAGATAAAAAAGCCGCCCGCCTGCCTGAAGCGCCGTAACTATGAAGTCAACGGCTTTTGCAATATCCGGCAGAATGCGTTGAATAGCCACCGCCACTTTTTGATCTTCCTGGTTAATCAGTTCTACAATCTCCAGACTGGATCGATTGTCAATGTCAAGGGTATCAGGATTCCGCGCTTCGGTTAATAGTTTTTCAAGATTCATGGACAATAACCTCCTTTAACCGAAAAGCCCCACCCGGACTGATATAATTCAATAAAAAAAGCTCTTCAGGAATAACATGAGCCACCACATTAACGCGCGGGTCGGCTGGTAACGTGCCTCGAACCACTTGCATTTCCCCCATATAGCGCAGATAATCCTGGTTGTCGATGGTTACAGCTCCTGGCTGGCGCGGCATGCTTGACCGTGCCTGAATAACAGTCTGGCACAAACCGCGGGCTTGCTGGGAGCGAATGACCCATTCCCCCGGGTCAGTACGATTGGTGTGAGCAGCAAACAAAATTTCTCGCTCGGCAGCAGAAGCGTCGGACTCTACCATGACCTGCAATTCAATACAATCAGGATCAAGACTGGCCACAGAGGCCAATTCTTCTTCTGGTACCAGTGGATCACCAAAGAGTACTCCATCGACTAGCTGAGAAGCCAATAACTCTTTAGCAGCTAGCTGCGGAGAAAATAAGCGGTGTTTTTCCAATGTCGGCAAGCCAGCAAAAATCGGTCCACGCGGACAGCTCCGGGACGGAATAAAGGCAAGCACTGGGATCTGATAATCACGCAGCAGCTGGCAGCGCTCCACAAAGAGCGCAAAGGACAACCCGGTTTCAGGACGAGGATAATAATTGTGACAAGCCCGAATCCGGGTACTATCAGCTTTAGCCGAATAGATTTGCTGCAAGGTGATCGGAGTGATGGTGCTGGCATTGATTTCAATATCCACTCCGCTCGTTACACTCAAGCCAGCAATTTGCTTCGGAGAAAATCCATCATCAAGACGTATTGCCGATAACCCCAGCTTTTTTAACGCCGAGAAGTCCGACAGCTTGGCACCAAGCATAGCACAAGCCCGGGGAGAAATATCAGCAGTAATCGCGTAACCTAGCTTCACTGCATGAGCAACAAACTGATGAAAATCATTGACCATCACCGCTGCATCGGCTTCCGGAATATGCAGGGATGTAAACAGGCGAGTATAGCCATACGTTCGGGCAAGCTCTAGATAACGATAGATAGTCTCAAGAGAATTTCCCATACCTACATAAGCCGATATACCTTTTTCCCACATACTCATACGCCCCCTTGGCCCTGCTGCTCATGTTCTTCTTTCAGATCATCAAAGCCGCCTATCCAGGTTATGATAAAGCCAGCTATATAGGCAATCAGAATCCCGGTCAAATAATACGCGATAGATCCGGGTTGAATCAGAAAGGCCAGTGGTATTCCTGACAAACCTAGGGCAATCGAATTGACATGCATAGCGGCTTGAAAAGCTCCGCCAAAGCCGGCTCCAATACAAGCAGTAATAAAAGGACGGCCAAGCGGTAAGGTAACCCCGAAAATCAGTGGCTCACCAATGCCAAGAATTCCGACCGGCAGTGCGCCTTTAATGATTTCTTTCAGCTTACTGTTTTTGGTTTTCAGATACACCGCTGCAGTGGCTCCTACTTGCCCGGCACCGGCCATAGACAAGATGGGCATAAGCGGGTTGGCCTTGTGGAGATTTAGAAATTCCATATGAACAGGGACTAATCCCTGGTGAAGGCCACTCATAACAACAGGCAGAAAAGTTCCGGCCAGAATAAAGCCAGCAACAGCTCCGCCTAGTTCCAGCAGATTCTTAAATAAATTGATAATGCCGTCAGATAATACGCCGCCGACAGGCTGCAAAACATAGAAACTGGCAAAACCGCCGATGAGCAAGGTAATCAGGGGTGTAACCACAATATCCAGCGCATTCGGTACAAACCGCCGTACTTGTTTTTCTACCATGGTCATAAACCACGCGACCAGGATAACCCCAAATATACCACCCCTGCCGGGAACAAGAGACATTCCATGGATTGTGATGGAAGCGATGGCAGGATTGATAATCAAGATTCCGGCTAGTCCACCGATAGCTGGCGTACCCGAGAATTCCTTGGCTGTATTGATGCCTACGAAAATCCCTAAGTAAGAGAAGAAGCCCCAGCCAATCACATTCAAGCTGGTAATAAACGTTCCTTGCGGGTCAGCGCCCAATTGAATGGCAACATTGGTTACACCTGTCACCATGCCGGAACCGACAATGGCTGGAATGAGCGGCACAAAAATAGCAGCCAGTTTCCCCAGGAGCATTTTAAGCGGTGTATGGTTTTTATCCTTAATTTGAGCTTTTAAATCTTGGACTTCCCCCATTTGCACACCTGTTAAAGCGGTTACTTCTGCAGCCACCCGGCCAACAATACCGGGGCCAAGGATAATTTGCAGTTGCTCTGACGCTTCAACAACCCCGAGTACGCCGCTAAGATTTTTTAAGGCAGTCAAATCGATTTTGGACATGTCTATGATCGTAAGCCGTAGGCGAGTCATGCAGTAAGTTGCAGCACTGATATTTTCCTTACCGCCAACAATTCGCTGAATTTGGTTGGCTAATGCTTGTTCTTTTGTCACGCTTTCACACTCCATTGTGGTGATTGTCTGTTATCAGGATAATTTAGGTGATCTGGAACCTTGCAACTTAACTTTGCTAGTATTATGATAGAAGAAAAAATCAGAGGGTGGCAATTGCAATGAAGGAAGCAATCGTTTTAGCTATAGATGGAGGCGGCACCGGGTGCCGGGCAGCACTTTGCAATAGAGTCGGACAGCTATTGGCTTATGCCCAAGGAGACTCCTGCAACTATCATAGCATTGGTGTCGAAAGGGCTACGGAAAACTTGCTTGTGTTATTAACCACCCTTGTTAAAAAACAGGCTTTGCACATGAACTGTGTCGTATTGGGGTTAGCTGGCCTGGATACAAAAAAAGATGAAGCTGTCCTGACATTGATGGTCGATCAAGCATTAGCTGCTGCTAATATCACCGCTGATTCCGTCTATCTATGCAATGATGCCATGCTGACATTAAAGGGATCAGTGGGGCAAAATAACGGGGTATTACTCGCAGCTGGTACCGGTTCCATTGCGTGCGGGTTCACTAAAGAAGGTTTGGAAACTCGCGTTGGCGGCTGGGGTTACCGGGTTGGTGACGAAGGCAGCGGCTACTCCATTGGTAAAGCCGCAATTGCTCATGTGTTAAAAAGCTACGATGGCC
This window encodes:
- the murQ gene encoding N-acetylmuramic acid 6-phosphate etherase, translated to MNLEKLLTEARNPDTLDIDNRSSLEIVELINQEDQKVAVAIQRILPDIAKAVDFIVTALQAGGRLFYLGAGTSGRIGILDASECPPTYGTHPELVQGLIAGGTQAIFRAVEGAEDSDTLAAEDLKSKQLNESDIIVGIAASGRTPYVIGGLRYAKSIGCRTVSLTCSPDSEMSKLADHSLTVLTGPEVIMGSTRMKAGTAQKMVLNMLTTATMIGLGKVYSNLMVDVQTTNVKLKERAKRIVALAAGVSPSQAEEALNAASGSAKLAIVMIMSGASAEEASRLLQVGHDFISKALALHSKTK
- the murK gene encoding N-acetylmuramic acid/N-acetylglucosamine kinase; the protein is MKEAIVLAIDGGGTGCRAALCNRVGQLLAYAQGDSCNYHSIGVERATENLLVLLTTLVKKQALHMNCVVLGLAGLDTKKDEAVLTLMVDQALAAANITADSVYLCNDAMLTLKGSVGQNNGVLLAAGTGSIACGFTKEGLETRVGGWGYRVGDEGSGYSIGKAAIAHVLKSYDGREKYSDISAAILKQLALSDEDALINWVYSSHFSVTQVAALTPIIVNLAETGDCQAQQIIQCACQELEIMVLTVIRKLGLLNAEFSLVLSGGVLKNQLVHRQLIQHLASTCPGLQLIDLNYQPICAILRHGLIMMGYDNNTLLNQLSRQLTTLINRPES
- the scrA gene encoding permease, whose translation is MTKEQALANQIQRIVGGKENISAATYCMTRLRLTIIDMSKIDLTALKNLSGVLGVVEASEQLQIILGPGIVGRVAAEVTALTGVQMGEVQDLKAQIKDKNHTPLKMLLGKLAAIFVPLIPAIVGSGMVTGVTNVAIQLGADPQGTFITSLNVIGWGFFSYLGIFVGINTAKEFSGTPAIGGLAGILIINPAIASITIHGMSLVPGRGGIFGVILVAWFMTMVEKQVRRFVPNALDIVVTPLITLLIGGFASFYVLQPVGGVLSDGIINLFKNLLELGGAVAGFILAGTFLPVVMSGLHQGLVPVHMEFLNLHKANPLMPILSMAGAGQVGATAAVYLKTKNSKLKEIIKGALPVGILGIGEPLIFGVTLPLGRPFITACIGAGFGGAFQAAMHVNSIALGLSGIPLAFLIQPGSIAYYLTGILIAYIAGFIITWIGGFDDLKEEHEQQGQGGV
- the crr gene encoding PTS system glucose-specific EIIA component, which encodes MFNKISTWFSNKKEPNSAAGGKDVVVYAPLDGRLISLEEVPDPAFAQKMLGDGMAIEPASRKVLAPFTGKVVAAFPTQHAIGLRSAAGLECLIHVGIDTVTLNGQGFHLLVEEGQLVKQGQPLIELDLDVLRSSGKALCTPVIITNSDCWQIKQQSEAQNVAAGNDILFVAQPVE